A genome region from Brassica oleracea var. oleracea cultivar TO1000 chromosome C2, BOL, whole genome shotgun sequence includes the following:
- the LOC106325513 gene encoding probable inorganic phosphate transporter 1-3 — protein MFVIVFVDNLEEKSMSGNNQLGVLKALDVAKTQLYHFTAIIIAGMGFFTDAYDLFSIALVTKLLGRIYYHKVGAEKPGTLPPEVAAAVNGVALCGTLMGQLFFGWLGDKLGRKKVYGITLIMMVVCSVASGLSFGNNSKGVMTTLCFFRFWLGVGIGGDYPLSATIMSEYANKKTRGGFIAAVFAMQGFGILAGGIVALVLSSIFDYQFPSPIYSVDPYASTVPQADYLWRIILMIGALPAAMTYYWRMKMPETARYTALVSRNIKLAAQDMSKVLQVDLKADKEIAENKATDPKLNYGLFSKEFLKRHGLPLLGTTSTWFLLDIAFYSQNLFEKDIFSAIGWIPKAATMNAMHEVYKIARAQTLISLFSTIPGYWFTVLFIDIMGRFAIQIMGFFFMTVFMFALALPYDHWIKPDNRIGFIIIFSLTFFFANFGPNVTTFVVPAEIFPARLRSTCHGISAAAGKAGAIVGAFGFLYAAQSKDKNKTDAGYPPGIGVKNSLIMLGVINFVGMLMTFLVPESKGKSLEELSGENVNDETASSKASLSRRN, from the exons ATGTTTGTTATTGTCTTTGTAGATAATCTTGAAGAAAAGTCAATGTCTGGAAATAACCAGTTAGGAGTGCTCAAGGCACTCGATGTAGCCAAAACACAGCTTTACCATTTCACGGCAATTATTATCGCCGGTATGGGTTTCTTCACCGATGCCTACGATTTATTTAGCATTGCATTGGTCACAAAGCTTTTAGGTCGCATCTACTACCACAAGGTGGGTGCAGAGAAGCCGGGAACACTCCCACCAGAAGTGGCGGCGGCGGTCAATGGTGTTGCTCTATGTGGGACACTTATGGGTCAACTATTTTTTGGGTGGCTTGGAGACAAACTTGGCCGGAAAAAAGTATATGGGATCACTTTGATTATGATGGTTGTTTGCTCTGTCGCCTCCGGTCTCTCGTTTGGAAATAATTCAAAAGGCGTCATGACCACTCTTTGCTTTTTCCG TTTCTGGCTAGGAGTTGGTATTGGAGGTGACTACCCACTCTCAGCAACGATCATGTCGGAGTATGCGAACAAGAAGACCCGTGGTGGGTTCATCGCGGCCGTGTTTGCTATGCAAGGGTTTGGAATCTTGGCTGGAGGCATCGTTGCACTAGTACTCTCGAGTATTTTTGATTACCAATTCCCGTCGCCCATCTATAGTGTAGACCCGTATGCCTCGACTGTACCTCAAGCTGATTACTTATGGCGTATCATCCTTATGATTGGTGCTCTCCCCGCAGCGATGACCTATTACTGGCGAATGAAAATGCCCGAGACTGCTCGTTACACCGCTTTAGTTTCCAGAAACATCAAACTAGCTGCACAAGACATGTCGAAAGTCTTGCAGGTGGATCTTAAAGCTGATAAAGAAATTGCTGAAAACAAGGCTACAGATCCTAAGCTAAACTACGGCTTGTTCTCCAAAGAATTTCTTAAGCGCCATGGACTTCCTCTCCTCGGAACTACATCCACCTGGTTCTTGCTTGACATTGCGTTTTACAGCCAAAACTTATTTGAAAAGGATATATTTTCTGCCATCGGATGGATCCCAAAAGCGGCAACGATGAATGCCATGCACGAAGTTTACAAGATTGCTAGAGCGCAAACCCTCATTTCACTATTCAGTACCATCCCAGGTTACTGGTTCACCGTCTTATTCATTGATATTATGGGAAGATTTGCGATCCAGATAATGGGATTCTTCTTCATGACCGTGTTTATGTTCGCTTTAGCTTTGCCTTATGACCATTGGATCAAACCAGACAACCGCATTGGATTCATTATTATATTCTCCCTAACTTTCTTCTTTGCAAACTTCGGTCCGAATGTAACTACATTTGTTGTACCTGCTGAGATATTCCCAGCAAGGTTGAGATCTACATGTCACGGAATTTCAGCCGCGGCAGGAAAGGCGGGAGCTATCGTGGGCGCGTTTGGATTCTTATACGCGGCTCAGTCAAAGGATAAGAACAAGACGGACGCAGGATATCCACCAGGTATTGGTGTCAAGAACTCGTTGATCATGCTTGGAGTTATTAACTTTGTCGGTATGCTCATGACATTTTTAGTGCCAGAATCCAAAGGAAAGTCTCTTGAGGAGCTTTCGGGTGAGAATGTGAATGATGAGACGGCTTCATCCAAGGCCAGTCTCTCCAGAAGAAACTGA